The Pirellulales bacterium genome includes the window TGGTCAAGACCGATCGCCTGGAAGTCATTCGATTGGTAGAACCAGCCGGCAAACAGATTTCTGCTCATCAGGTTTCCGGGCCGATCACCGTGCAATGTCTCGAAGGGCGGGTGATGTTTTCGGTCGGCAATCGGCCGCAGGAACTGGTGGCTGGAGACTTCCTTTACCTCAATGGCAACGAATCTCATTCACTCGAAGTACTCGAAAACTCGTCCCTATTATTGACGATTTTCTTTAACCAATCGTAGCGATCTCGATGCGATGTCGGAAAATCGGCTCGCCTGCGATAGCTCAGGACTTTCGGATAGCGGCGGGGGCCGGATAATGGTCCCTGATGTAGGTCCGAAAGATGATCGAATCGAAGCAAGAAGTGACCGTGCATCGTCGCCGGTTTGACGACAATTTCAAGCAAGCCCAGGTAGTCGCGCGGTTGCACGGCTTGTGTTTCGTTGAAGAGTGTCAACGTGGTTCGCACAAACAATTCCGCCATGCGGACGGCCGGGGAACGACGGTGCCGTTCCACCAAGGACGCGATATTGGGATGACCACCGAGGAGTTTTGGCCAAAGCATGATGCCAGCCGCCGACCGATGCCAATACCGATGCCGCTTGAGTACGAACCTACATTCAGAGAATCGCTGCTCAGTTCCAGTCGAGCCATTCGAATTCGGTGCGCCCGTTGGCAAGTCTTCCAGCGCTACCACATGCAGCAGCGCGACACGAGTGACGCAATCATAAACCGCCGGATTC containing:
- a CDS encoding cupin domain-containing protein; its protein translation is MAIPHAHAGERIHLPLGEKLVHERTTTLVKTDRLEVIRLVEPAGKQISAHQVSGPITVQCLEGRVMFSVGNRPQELVAGDFLYLNGNESHSLEVLENSSLLLTIFFNQS
- a CDS encoding type II toxin-antitoxin system HicA family toxin, encoding MIESKQEVTVHRRRFDDNFKQAQVVARLHGLCFVEECQRGSHKQFRHADGRGTTVPFHQGRDIGMTTEEFWPKHDASRRPMPIPMPLEYEPTFRESLLSSSRAIRIRCARWQVFQRYHMQQRDTSDAIINRRILKTGMVNAQVAMDNQHEIGMINVEPQALLAMR